The Trueperaceae bacterium genome includes a window with the following:
- the efp gene encoding elongation factor P, whose amino-acid sequence MISVTDLRNGTKVEMDGGLWECLDFQHQKIGRGGAKVVAKFKNLESGSIVERTFNASEKLADIFIDYKTMQFLFSDGDLFTFMDLETYDQPTLDRAQIGDAAKWLKPNTEVTVDYYGEKALKVTLPNVIELAITETDPGVKGDTVSGGSKPATLETGAVVQVPLFVDPGTVVRVDTRSGEYLGRV is encoded by the coding sequence ATGATCAGCGTGACCGATCTACGAAACGGCACGAAGGTGGAGATGGACGGCGGCCTGTGGGAGTGCCTCGACTTCCAGCACCAGAAGATCGGCCGGGGCGGCGCGAAGGTCGTCGCCAAGTTCAAGAACCTCGAGAGCGGCAGCATCGTCGAGCGGACGTTCAACGCCTCGGAGAAGCTGGCCGACATCTTCATCGACTACAAGACGATGCAGTTCCTGTTCTCCGACGGGGACCTGTTCACGTTCATGGATCTCGAGACGTACGACCAACCGACGTTGGACCGCGCCCAGATCGGGGATGCGGCGAAGTGGTTGAAGCCCAACACCGAGGTCACCGTCGATTACTACGGCGAGAAGGCGCTCAAGGTCACGCTCCCCAACGTCATCGAGCTCGCCATCACCGAGACCGACCCGGGCGTGAAGGGCGACACCGTGTCGGGCGGCAGCAAGCCCGCCACCCTCGAGACCGGCGCGGTCGTGCAGGTCCCGCTGTTCGTCGACCCGGGCACCGTCGTGCGCGTCGACACCCGCTCCGGCGAGTACCTCGGGCGCGTCTGA
- the accB gene encoding acetyl-CoA carboxylase biotin carboxyl carrier protein yields the protein MDVKEVKKLLDAVTAADVDEFRYETADVRIEVKRNGVSAAAPAPAPVAPAAAPAPAPAVANAPAAGDAAPAPEAAEPGDGLVDVKAPIVGTFYAAPAPDAEPFVKVGDRVEAGAVLCILEAMKLMNEIEAEVAGTVREVLVRNEEPVEYGQVLVRIAPD from the coding sequence ATGGACGTCAAGGAGGTCAAGAAGCTCCTCGACGCGGTGACGGCGGCCGACGTCGACGAGTTCCGCTACGAAACGGCGGACGTCCGCATCGAGGTGAAGCGCAACGGCGTGTCCGCGGCGGCGCCCGCGCCGGCCCCGGTCGCGCCGGCCGCGGCCCCCGCCCCCGCGCCCGCGGTGGCGAACGCCCCCGCGGCGGGCGACGCCGCGCCCGCACCGGAGGCGGCGGAGCCCGGCGACGGGCTGGTGGACGTCAAGGCGCCGATCGTCGGCACCTTCTACGCCGCGCCGGCGCCCGACGCGGAGCCGTTCGTGAAGGTCGGCGACCGCGTCGAGGCGGGCGCCGTGTTGTGCATCCTCGAGGCGATGAAGTTGATGAACGAGATCGAGGCGGAGGTCGCCGGCACGGTCCGCGAGGTCCTGGTCCGCAACGAGGAGCCGGTCGAGTACGGGCAGGTGCTCGTGCGCATCGCTCCGGACTGA